The DNA region gctcttcgctatgcgaaggtatgggggagggatgttgtacgcagccttacccttgcatatgcaaagagactgtttccggattcgaacccatgaccaacaagttaCCAAGGCacaaaataatttgatatattgctattcaaattatacttttttcaatataatgtacattgttttcccttttaatatatattatcgtGTCATGATCTTTCTCAAGCATTCTTTCACACAGCTTGAGAAAAATTGCAAATTCTGTATATTTGCTGCTATGATTACTTTATTGAAAAATGTTGATTATTATGTTTacagcaaaaaaataaataataatcagaCATGCATTTTGTTCCTGGTTAtgatttgtttcttttgtttttaatttccaggagaaagcaaaaaaggttGTAGTTGTTGGAGGTGGTTATATAGGAATGGaggttgctgctgctgctgttggTTGGAAACTTGATACAACAGTATGTGTTTTTCCTATATCCTTTTCAATATCTAGTTTCTGGTTCAAGATGCAAAGTTCTTGTTCTGACCTCCATTATTACCTGTTGTTAAGGTGTTCATCTATGCTAacagaaaattttcattttggtcCCCTCTGCATAAAGCTTTGATAAATCTTGCATTAAGTAAATCTTACTGTATATGTTGAAtagtgaaataataataataattgagacATTTAGGTCTTCCTAGTAACTTAATTTGTTGAATTGCCTAGGTTACATCAGGGCATGGTATGACCAAATGACTTCCGTTACTGTTTATGCCTGTTCACATTGCTCTACCTAGGAGCCTGATTATTATCATGCTTTCAGCCTCATTTCTTCTAATTTATGGTTCAAATCTGGATAAGCAACTGTGACTAGTACTGATAGGAGTTAAGACATATGCAAGGATACCTTGAGAATCCAGACATATGTTGTCATTAAACTCATATCTTTACCTTTAAGATTAATTATCCTTTTGTGATGTTTTTGACCTACTGACTCACTAATAATATGTATCACCATAAAAAGTAGATCATATTCCCAGAAGATCACCTTTTGCAAAGACTGTTTACTCCTTCTCTTGCCCGGAGATATGAAGAACTCTATCAAAAGAATGGAGTCAAAATCTTGAAGGTATTTACTCCTTCCCtgttcttctctctttcttcccATTATTGTAACTAGTAAGTAGTAACcagtttgtttgattttgtgTTTGTGTGCAACTATTATATTCTCTAAACTTTCCTCCcttttctctatttcttttaaatcttaaattcaCCAGGGTGCTTCCATAAAAAATTTGGAAGCTGGTTCTAATGGACATGTAGCTGCTGTGAAACTTGGAGATGGATCTCTTGTGGAGGCAGATAcggtaaattatattttatttacttttcaatATGAATATCTGGAGGTCatttcttgttaaaaaaataattgagttgTTAGAGAAAGCGTGGAGATTTTAGCTCTACGTTAAACAAGAAGGGAAAGGGATAAAGgaatcaaaaattattttttcctctgGTTCACAGGTAATTATAGGCATTGGAGCAAAACCTGCTGTGACTCCCTTTGAGAGGGTGGGCCTGAATACAGAGGTTGGTGGTATACAGGTGAGGCCAATGAATAACAATAACTTgacaaaaattttaaagatgaggaattgcatgagtaatttttctttttaacatcaCCAACGATAAGAGTCTTACGAAATCGCTGTTTTGCATGGCCATCTGTCTCTTCCCTTTTTCGTGAAGCATATGTTAATCATCAATTTTGGGAGTCCATGCTCTGTTTGTTAGAGATACTCACATTTGCGGATGAAATTTGGAGGGAGGCAAAAATAATAGGTTGAACAACTTTGTCTAAATGCATCAGTAATTTGTATTTCAGGTTGATGGTCAGTTTCGGACAAGCACTCCCGGAATCTTTGCTGTTGGTGATGTAGCAGCTTTCCCTTTGAAGGTACACTATTATTTACCTTTGCTTGAGTCTGTGAAGCTTAGATACGGGATACGACACAGATACGGCGATacggcaatttttaaaaattatatatatatatatatatatatgagggaagtagcatttttttattttaaaatttcaatttaaaatattaaaattaaaaaattcagaaaatggTTCAAGCTGTATTGGAGCTGTATCCCAATATAGCTTGAGCCGTGTCCCCCCAACCTAAGCTGTGTCCTAGCCGTATCCAAGATGTatctgttattttattttaaagaaaataaaaatatttccaatACTCCCCGAATACGTATCGGGATGTTATCGGTGTCTAACACCAGTAtgttgaccattttggagtacCAGGGATTCACCGGCTTGAGTTGCTTTTTGTTATGTCATTCTAGGAGCATTCACTGTATGGTTTAGATAAATGTTTAGGCAAAAAAAGAGTCACTTGATCTGATCATTGAAGTAAATTATGGTTCCCTTTGGATCAATTTTGAATACCATATCTAATCCAATCTAATCTTTTACAATTTGCATTGGATTGGTTATGtggttttagtttttgttttctggAGACAACACACgtcaataaaaaatcaaatatttaatcaaatgtaataaaaaattattcaaagtaTTAAATATCTCACTGTAGGTCACAACATGGTCCAAATTGTAAatcaatagttaaaataataagttttctaaaaatataaatacatgttcatacataaatttaacaatatTCTTAGAATTTAGGCTTAAGGCCTAACTCAACCACAAAAAATTAGCTCGTAAGATAAGGTCTTTCCAAGTCTTATAAGGATTACATAGATTATATCTCTAGTAATTGTATCAAATACATGcaacaaatttttattacttCTTGTAGACTTAGACTTGTCACTCCATATCTAATATTTTGTGTCTTTTAGTTCTATTTATGAAAACATATTCTTCAGTATAAAGCATGtaagttatataataaaaaagagcAAGAGATACgacaacaatataataatttcgagagataaaaatacaaatttcaaGCTAACtactaaattaataaacttatgaaatattattataatcaaatgtgattttgttaacaaaacttttgagaaaaataaattgttatagtaattacataaatatctatttatacaaatatgagcagtataataattttgtaaataaaattacatatatacatacaagtTTGACTTGGTATGGGATTGGATTGGTTTTGGAAATCACTTTTGaaatccaataaaaaaagtaaatttatttcactttatttGCTCTTTGGTTATTTTATTATAGGCTTTTTAGTTTGGTTTTTGTGATTTGCATTGGATTGGATCAGTTATAAacacattttcttaattttttgtcatttgtGTTTCTGGGAAACTGGACAGATTTATAATCGTATCTCTCGAGTGGAGCATGTGGATCATGCCCGTCGCTCTGCACAGCACTGTGTGAAAGCATTACTCAGTGCACAAACTCACACGTACATTGGATTATATGTTCCTTCAATTTATCTTtggagttcattttttttttctgcctcGCTGATTTAGCTGAATTTACTTAATGATTTTCAGGTATGATTATCTTCCATACTTCTACTCGAGGATTTTTGAATATGAAGGAAGCCCTAGAAAAGTGTGGTGGCAGTTCTTTGGAGACAATGGTaagtattagttaaaaaataaatagcattgccttaccttttcttttcttttaattttttaatttctctcctATTGCTCTTACcgtttatttttctttggacAGTTGGAGAAACAGTTGAAATtggaaattttgatcctaaaaTATCTACCTTCTGGATTGAATCTGGTAatggatttatatttttatttttttaagtttcccTCCTTTTGTTTAGATATGTGGGTTTTGTGCGAGCTTATGGGATGATGCTTGCATGCATGCATTATGTGTATCTTTGAATGCATATATGTGcttgtttgatctttgaattgCTGTTACTAAGAATTTTATTACTTCATGCTGCACAGGTAAGCTGAAAGGAGTTCTTCTTGAAAGTGGGAGCCCTGAGGTACTTGCCCCTTCTTTTCAACATTTACAGTGTAGTAGATATTAGAATTATTATATACACGTATTATACATACTAGTGTTTTGAAAACCAGGCTGAACCAACACTAATAAACTGGTCAAGTATCTGCTTCAACTAAATCACCGGCTTGGAGAAAAATTGGTCAAAGAACCGTAAAATCGGTGAAAACCAGTTTACAACGGGTCAATGACAAATGTTTagtagaacatttttttttaaaaaaaatcttataaaaatgaaacattaatgtaaaatattagtcattttcttttttattctagatGTTAACTTgttattgttaattaatattgttgTTAATTATtgaaacttaaaaaaagaaaataacccTACTTATTTCTTTTGCCCTCGTCTGGTTCTTGGAAAGAGAAAACCTAATGCTTAGTTTTTCGTTTTTTTAACTCAGGAATTTCAACTCCTGCCTAAACTTGCCAGAAGTCAGCCTCTGATTGATAAAGCCAAACTTCAAAATGCAACATCAGTGGAGGAGGCCCTAGAGATTGCTCGGGAATCCTTGCAAGGCGAAGCTGCTGTCTAGTACCGATCTTGGTAACATCATTCTGTAATTTATCTTCTCTTACGGCCAGATTATCAGTGACTATCTGTCATCATCTGAGTAGGGATTGCTCCTATAAGAGaataattttcattatattCTCAGTCACCTGACATTAGTAATGGTTTTTAACTGGAATGTCTAATTTGGATTTGATCTGGTGCCATAAGGTATCCTTGAATTTTCTCAATAATTTAAGATAGCCTTTGCCTTTACACGTTACTTTTATTTTCCAGCAATGTGATTTTTGTTCTTAACTTACTACCTACAACCCTTCTTCTGAAGGGCCTCCTGTAGGGAATTCTGTCTGCAGAAAGAG from Glycine soja cultivar W05 chromosome 8, ASM419377v2, whole genome shotgun sequence includes:
- the LOC114421044 gene encoding monodehydroascorbate reductase, chloroplastic/mitochondrial; its protein translation is MPSPSVRRLTMAAISNSLSLKHSFSLSRASPSSSSIKFKFRRCYAAFANENREYVIVGGGNAAGYAARTFVEHGMADGRLCIVTKEPYAPYERPALTKAYLFPPDKKPARLPGFHTCVGSGGERQTPGWYKENGIEMLYEDPVKDIDIEKHTLTTSSGKLLKYGSLVIATGCTASRFPEKIGGNLPGVHYIRDVGDADALILSLEKAKKVVVVGGGYIGMEVAAAAVGWKLDTTIIFPEDHLLQRLFTPSLARRYEELYQKNGVKILKGASIKNLEAGSNGHVAAVKLGDGSLVEADTVIIGIGAKPAVTPFERVGLNTEVGGIQVDGQFRTSTPGIFAVGDVAAFPLKIYNRISRVEHVDHARRSAQHCVKALLSAQTHTYDYLPYFYSRIFEYEGSPRKVWWQFFGDNVGETVEIGNFDPKISTFWIESGKLKGVLLESGSPEEFQLLPKLARSQPLIDKAKLQNATSVEEALEIARESLQGEAAV